The nucleotide sequence ACTACGGATGTGACGGGTGTGGTTACGCTGCCAGAGGGTGTGGAGATGGTCATGCCCGGGGATAATGTTTCTCTGGATGCGGTCTTGATCACGCCGATAGCCATGGAGAAGGAGCTGCGGTTCGCCATTCGTGAAGGCGGCCGAACCGTGGGCGCCGGCGTCATCTCTGAAATACTTGAATGAATTTTAGGCCCAGATTGAGGATCGTACTAGAATGACCAACCAAAAGATACGAATCAGGCTCAAGGCATACGACCATGTGCTTTTGGATCAGTCGGTTACGGAGATTGTGGACACGGCCAAGAGGACCGGCGCCCGGGTGGCGGGGCCTATTCCTCTGCCGACCACCATCAGTCGTACCTGTGTCCTTCGATCGCCTCATATTGACAAGAAGTCTCGGGAACATTTCGAAATTCGGACACACAAAAGGCTTCTGGATATCCTCGATCCAACTCAGCAGACGGTTGATGCCTTGATGAAGCTGGATCTCTCGGCCGGTGTGGACGTGGAGATTAAGCTCTAACAGGATGCTTACCCCTTCCGGGGGCCAGCTCGTTTCGTGGTGGAAGTTAAAGATGGTTAATGGCCTAATCGGTAAGAAAGTTGGCATGGCCCGCCTTTTCATTGAAAGTGGCGCAGCGGTGCCCGTCACTGTTATAGAGGCGGGTCCTTGCACGGTGGTTCAAAAAAAGACGCAGGACTCGGACGGCTATAATGCCTTACAACTTGGTTTTGGTTCGCGAAATAAAGTAAATCGTCCCCTGGCCGGGCACTTCCGTGCCTCTGGCGCAGGCAATTTTGCTGTCTTGAAAGAGTTCAAAGTTGACCAGATTGAGGATTACGAGATTGGGCAGGAAATCACCCTTGATATTTTTCAGATCGGTGAGAAGATTCATGTCACCGGTACGACCAAGGGTCGCGGTTTTACCGGGGTGATGAAACGCCATGGCTTTTCCGGCGGGCCGGCCACTCATGGGGGTACTGCGCACAGGGCCCCAGGTTCCATCGGCGCGGCCGCTTATCCGGCTCGCGTCTTCCCGGGTAAAAAGATGGCCGGTCACTTCGGAGCCGCTCGACAGACAACTAGTAATCTTGAGATCATTGACGTTCGGCCAGAATATGGAATCATTCTTGTCAAGGGCGCGGTGCCCGGACCTCGGCACGGGATTGTCCTGATCAAGAAACGTCAATCTTCCTGAGGATAAATATGGTAATGGTGGATATATATAACCTTAGCAAGGAGAAGGTCGGCCAGATCGAACTGCCGAGTGATATCTTTGACGTG is from Deltaproteobacteria bacterium and encodes:
- the tuf gene encoding elongation factor Tu (EF-Tu; promotes GTP-dependent binding of aminoacyl-tRNA to the A-site of ribosomes during protein biosynthesis; when the tRNA anticodon matches the mRNA codon, GTP hydrolysis results; the inactive EF-Tu-GDP leaves the ribosome and release of GDP is promoted by elongation factor Ts; many prokaryotes have two copies of the gene encoding EF-Tu), encoding TTDVTGVVTLPEGVEMVMPGDNVSLDAVLITPIAMEKELRFAIREGGRTVGAGVISEILE
- the rpsJ gene encoding 30S ribosomal protein S10; protein product: MTNQKIRIRLKAYDHVLLDQSVTEIVDTAKRTGARVAGPIPLPTTISRTCVLRSPHIDKKSREHFEIRTHKRLLDILDPTQQTVDALMKLDLSAGVDVEIKL
- the rplC gene encoding 50S ribosomal protein L3, which encodes MVNGLIGKKVGMARLFIESGAAVPVTVIEAGPCTVVQKKTQDSDGYNALQLGFGSRNKVNRPLAGHFRASGAGNFAVLKEFKVDQIEDYEIGQEITLDIFQIGEKIHVTGTTKGRGFTGVMKRHGFSGGPATHGGTAHRAPGSIGAAAYPARVFPGKKMAGHFGAARQTTSNLEIIDVRPEYGIILVKGAVPGPRHGIVLIKKRQSS